A single window of Silurus meridionalis isolate SWU-2019-XX chromosome 11, ASM1480568v1, whole genome shotgun sequence DNA harbors:
- the LOC124393577 gene encoding cortexin-3 — protein MEPTFPRGDKDEVHVEEPVRMRAVRMRGEGLLWDDPLHFSWLMEAESFTSSVQAGGPVPGTAMTLEQKTTFAFVIFLFVFLCMLIVRCFRILLDPYRSMPTSTWADGLDGLEKGQFDYTLA, from the exons ATGGAGCCCACATTCCCGCGGGGAGACAAAG atgaggTCCATGTGGAGGAGCCGGTCCGTATGCGTGCCGTGAGGATGCGTGGTGAGGGGCTACTGTGGGACGACCCTCTGCACTTCTCGTGGCTGATGGAGGCCGAGTCTTTCACATCGTCAGTGCAGGCAGGTGGCCCCGTGCCCGGCACAGCCATGACACTCGAGCAGAAGACCACCTTCGCCTTTGTCATCTTCCTCTTCGTCTTTCTCTGTATGCTGATCGTGCGCTGCTTTCGTATCCTCCTGGACCCCTACCGCAGCATGCCCACCTCCACCTGGGCAGATGGCCTCGACGGCCTTGAGAAGGGCCAGTTTGATTACACGCTAGCATag